A single Mangrovimonas sp. YM274 DNA region contains:
- a CDS encoding ATP-binding protein: MEAELRQQDSNCIKIVLFGPESTGKTVLAQRLAKHYNTLWVPEFSRSYAEEKMKKGELLTEDDVLPIAIGQIKLENELTSKVEKLLICDTDLLETKVYSSIYYGGFCPEVLNKIVGKNQYNLYFLTNIDVPWEADDIRGRPDDRERMFKAFETALRTHNKPYVLLKGSEEERFKIAVKHIDNLLKHS; the protein is encoded by the coding sequence ATGGAAGCAGAGCTTAGACAACAAGATTCAAACTGTATAAAGATCGTGCTTTTTGGTCCTGAATCGACAGGAAAGACAGTGTTGGCACAACGCTTGGCCAAGCATTACAATACGCTTTGGGTCCCTGAATTTTCAAGAAGTTATGCTGAAGAAAAAATGAAAAAGGGAGAACTACTCACTGAAGACGATGTGCTACCCATTGCTATTGGACAAATAAAACTGGAAAATGAACTGACTTCAAAGGTTGAAAAACTATTGATTTGTGATACCGATTTATTGGAGACAAAAGTTTACAGTTCAATATATTATGGTGGTTTTTGTCCAGAGGTTTTAAATAAAATAGTTGGAAAGAATCAGTATAATCTTTATTTTTTGACTAATATTGATGTACCGTGGGAAGCGGATGACATTCGTGGCAGACCTGATGATAGGGAGCGCATGTTCAAAGCTTTTGAAACGGCTTTAAGAACGCATAACAAACCATATGTTTTACTAAAAGGTTCTGAAGAAGAACGTTTTAAAATTGCAGTAAAGCATATTGATAATCTATTAAAACATTCTTGA
- the pnuC gene encoding nicotinamide riboside transporter PnuC, which translates to MNHIFDFFIDPYRGTPALFIVLEAIAFVFGILSVYYAQKENILVYPTGLVATVITVYLLCKAGYLGDMMMNFYYSVMSIYGWWNWARKKEDKHVVAISRTNTKEKLIGVGMFLLTMLVTYLVYTAYGYQLEIPNYIDIFTSGIFFTAMWYMAIKKLENWTLWIFADLITVPLYAYRGLGMLSLQYLIFTFLAIQGYRQWKQSLDNKIQTV; encoded by the coding sequence ATGAACCACATTTTTGATTTTTTCATAGATCCCTATCGTGGTACTCCTGCATTGTTTATTGTCTTGGAAGCCATTGCCTTTGTCTTCGGGATTTTAAGTGTTTACTATGCCCAAAAGGAAAATATTTTGGTGTATCCAACAGGCTTGGTGGCAACGGTAATCACGGTGTACCTATTGTGCAAGGCTGGGTATTTGGGAGACATGATGATGAATTTCTACTATTCGGTGATGAGTATTTACGGATGGTGGAACTGGGCCAGAAAAAAGGAGGACAAGCATGTAGTGGCTATATCCAGAACCAATACCAAAGAAAAATTAATTGGAGTGGGCATGTTTTTGTTGACAATGTTGGTGACTTATTTGGTCTACACGGCTTATGGTTACCAATTGGAAATTCCTAACTACATAGACATTTTTACTTCTGGTATTTTCTTTACAGCAATGTGGTATATGGCCATCAAGAAACTGGAGAATTGGACCCTTTGGATTTTCGCCGATCTTATTACTGTACCGCTGTATGCCTATAGAGGTTTAGGGATGTTATCTCTACAGTACCTCATTTTTACGTTTTTAGCAATTCAAGGATATCGCCAATGGAAGCAGAGCTTAGACAACAAGATTCAAACTGTATAA
- a CDS encoding DUF4301 family protein, whose protein sequence is MKFSEADLEQIEKKGLTLKKVKHQVKIFKNGLPFTHLVAAATIGKGITKLTPEEEGAYIKVFEEKKNESDLLKFVPASGAATRMFKFLFQFVQDYDPEEESLNSYINNTEGKDLSLFFLGLKKFPFYDEVKAKLLEVYPNYEKMSRDEKSWLFVKAMLDEDMLDYGNYPKGLLPFHEYKNKVISTAFEEHLFETALYSSDNCKAKLHFTISEKYKDKFKDEFDRIQQKVETKTGVKFEISFSYQKESTDTVAVTPKNKLFREEDGSLLFRPSGHGALIENLNDLEADVIFMKNIDNVVVYKYKEEVAKYKKVLAGILMELQEQAFAYLRKLDEDNLEEKDLKEIAKFLSKKMDVKISPEFKKYKSKYQKEYLQEKLNRPIRICGMVKNEGEPGGGPFWVKDEDGVISLQIVESAQINMKDKQQKSILKKSTHFNPVDIVCSVKNYKGEKFNLTQYVDPSAAFITEKTKNGRNLKALELPGLWNGSMANWNTVFVEVPLITFNPVKTVNDLLKAPHQVLNGH, encoded by the coding sequence ATGAAATTTTCTGAAGCAGATTTAGAACAGATAGAAAAAAAGGGACTTACCCTAAAAAAAGTAAAACACCAAGTAAAAATATTTAAAAATGGGCTTCCGTTTACCCATCTTGTAGCTGCTGCTACCATTGGAAAGGGCATTACAAAGCTTACTCCAGAAGAAGAAGGGGCCTACATTAAAGTTTTTGAAGAAAAAAAGAATGAGAGTGATTTGCTCAAGTTTGTACCTGCTTCGGGTGCTGCAACTAGAATGTTCAAGTTTTTATTCCAGTTTGTTCAAGATTATGATCCTGAAGAAGAAAGCTTAAATTCTTATATTAACAATACAGAAGGTAAGGATCTCTCGCTGTTTTTTCTTGGACTTAAAAAATTTCCGTTTTACGATGAGGTAAAAGCAAAACTTTTGGAGGTTTATCCAAACTACGAAAAAATGTCCAGAGATGAAAAGTCTTGGTTGTTTGTAAAAGCTATGTTGGACGAGGATATGTTGGATTATGGTAACTATCCAAAGGGATTGTTGCCGTTTCACGAATATAAAAACAAGGTAATTTCAACTGCTTTTGAAGAGCATTTGTTTGAAACCGCTCTGTATTCCTCAGATAATTGCAAAGCAAAATTGCACTTTACCATTTCAGAAAAATATAAAGACAAGTTTAAGGACGAGTTTGACAGAATTCAACAAAAAGTAGAGACCAAAACAGGGGTGAAGTTCGAAATATCTTTTTCCTATCAAAAGGAATCTACCGATACTGTTGCAGTAACCCCAAAAAACAAGTTGTTTAGGGAAGAGGATGGTTCTTTGTTGTTTAGACCTTCTGGTCATGGTGCCCTTATTGAAAACCTAAACGATCTAGAGGCCGATGTCATTTTTATGAAGAACATCGACAATGTGGTGGTTTATAAATACAAGGAAGAAGTCGCGAAGTACAAAAAAGTATTGGCTGGAATTTTAATGGAGCTGCAAGAGCAGGCCTTTGCTTATCTAAGAAAATTGGATGAAGACAATTTAGAGGAGAAGGATCTGAAAGAAATTGCCAAATTCTTGAGCAAAAAAATGGATGTCAAGATTTCTCCAGAATTCAAGAAATATAAATCTAAATATCAAAAAGAGTACCTTCAGGAAAAACTTAACCGTCCTATCCGTATTTGTGGAATGGTTAAAAATGAAGGGGAACCAGGAGGAGGTCCTTTTTGGGTAAAAGATGAAGATGGGGTGATTTCACTTCAAATTGTAGAGTCGGCCCAAATTAATATGAAGGATAAGCAGCAAAAATCCATTTTAAAGAAATCTACACATTTCAACCCTGTTGATATTGTGTGTAGTGTTAAGAATTATAAGGGTGAAAAATTTAACTTGACCCAATATGTCGATCCTTCGGCGGCCTTTATTACCGAAAAAACCAAAAATGGTAGAAACCTCAAAGCTTTGGAACTCCCAGGGCTTTGGAACGGAAGTATGGCCAATTGGAACACCGTGTTTGTGGAGGTGCCATTGATAACCTTTAACCCAGTAAAAACGGTGAACGATTTGTTGAAAGCACCACACCAAGTTCTTAATGGACATTAA
- the arfB gene encoding alternative ribosome rescue aminoacyl-tRNA hydrolase ArfB yields the protein MDINQEALISELTFKAVRSSGSGGQHVNKVATKVELFFDVMASKVLEEDEKQRVLEALSNRVNKGQVLLLYSDDSRSQFKNKNLVIQKFLNLIEEALEAQKERVPTKIPKGVKKKRLQDKRKQSEKKSFRKPPSLN from the coding sequence ATGGACATTAATCAGGAAGCACTTATTTCAGAACTGACCTTTAAGGCGGTTCGTAGTTCAGGATCGGGAGGGCAACATGTTAATAAAGTCGCTACTAAAGTGGAGCTGTTTTTTGATGTGATGGCCTCCAAGGTTTTGGAGGAAGATGAAAAACAGCGGGTGCTTGAAGCGCTTTCCAATAGGGTGAACAAAGGGCAGGTTTTGTTATTGTATAGTGACGACAGCAGGAGTCAATTCAAAAATAAAAACCTTGTTATCCAGAAGTTCTTGAACCTGATAGAAGAGGCTTTAGAGGCGCAAAAGGAACGTGTGCCGACCAAAATTCCAAAAGGCGTCAAGAAAAAGCGACTTCAGGACAAACGGAAACAGTCTGAAAAAAAGAGTTTTAGGAAACCGCCTAGCTTGAATTGA